ATAGTCGCAGCACAGCGCTATCGCCAATCACCGCCATTTACATGGACGCCGGAGGACAAATGGACCTGCTCGCCAAGCTAACCGAAGACATGAAGGCCGCGATGAAGTCGGGGCAGAAGGACCGGTTGTCGGTCATTCGTATGCTTCTCGCGGACGTCAAGATCATCGACCTCTCCCCCAAGCCGATCACGCCCGAGCAGGCCGTAGAAGCATACGCCAAGAAGCTGCGCAAGAGCAAGGACGAGTACGAAAAGATCGGCCGGACCGAAGAGGCCGCCAAAATCGCTACAGAAATCACCGTAGTCGAGGAATACCTGCCCAAGCGAGCCGACGCCGCCCAAACCGAACAGCTGGTCGACACCTTCCTGGCCGCCAATAGCTTCACCGAAAAGCAGGTCGGCCAGGCGATGGGCGCGTTCATGAAGCAGCACGGCACCGCGGTTGACCCGGAAATTGTCAACCCGATCATCCGGCAGAAACTGGCCGGCAAGTGAATCCCTCCGGCCCCTCTCCCGGTACTCCGGGGGAGGCTGGGTGGGGGTGATTCGAATGGGCAAGGCCCCAAACCCGAACGACCAATCAATGACCAAGCCCCAATGCCAAACAAATGACCAATTCCCAATGACCCATGAAGGCCGCGGCATCCGCTTGGTCATTGGGCATTGGAATTTTGTTGGTCATTGGGGCTTGGTCATTTGATCGATTACAGTCGCACCTTCAACACGGAGCTACCAACAATGTCCGAATCCAACCTCCCCACCGTCGGTTCGAAAGCTCCAGATTTCACGACATCCTCCAGCACCGGCAAGCCGATCTCCCTCTCCGATTACGCCGGCAAGCAGGCGGTCGTGTTGTATTTTTACCCCCGTGCCGACACCCCCGGCTGCACGAAGGAGGCCTGCGGGTTCCGCGATGCGCTGGCGGACTACGACAAGGCGAAGATCGCCGTCTTCGGCATCAGCCCCGATCCGGAAAAGGACGTGACGAAGTTCGCCGAGAAGTTCCACCTGAACTTCCCCCTGCTGGCGGACGAAGATCACGCCATCACTGAAAAGTACGGCGTGTGGGGCGAGAAGAGCATGTACGGCAAGAAGTACATGGGCGCCAACCGCACCACCTTCGTCATCGATAAGGCCGGCAACATCGCCCACGTCTTCGAGAGGGTGAAGCCCGAAGGGCACGATCAGGAAGTGCTGACCTGGCTGAAGGAACATCTTTCGATCTAAATCCTGCTTTTTCGTTTGCTATTGTCTCGATTTGCGGGCGAGCTTTCGTATAGTGGTGCGGTCCGGGTGTCATGCCCGTCTTAAACGCAAACGAACAGACCGAATCAGGAGTCATCATCATGGCCAAGAAAGAACCCGCAAAGAAGCCCGCCGCCGCCGCCAAGGCCGCCCCCAAGAGCACCAAGGCCAGCACGACGACCGTGCGCAACACGGCCGTCCCCAAGGCCCCCAAGGCCAAGTCCGCCGTCGCCGTCGCCGCCAGCACCACCGCTGCCACGATCGCGCCGACGTACGACCAGATCTGCAAGCGCGCCTACGAGCTCTACACCGCCGGCACCCCCGGCACCGAAGCCGACCACTGGTTCCAGGCCGAGCGCGAGCTGAGCCAGGGCGTGTAAGACGCCTCGTCCAGCGACAGTTGTAATCCTGAGAGGGTGTAAAGAAGATTGCCGCGTCCGCTCCGACCGTGGCATGGGCGTCTCGCCCATGCATGTCGCGAGGCCAGAAGACTGGATTAACGTCTGCGGCCTGGTCGGCGCAGCGGCCCACAAATGTCGCATTCCGTGCCAGTCCACAAGCATGGGCGAGACGCCCATGCCACGGTAAAGGCGAGCGAGAGTGTGCTCTCCCACACCCTTTCAGGATGACAATCGAGCTTGGGGCGAGCGTCCTACAAAGTTAGCAGCGCGTTCAGGGGAATCACCCATACCGCTTCCTTGTTGAACGGCGGATCGTTTCGCCGATGTCTACCGCATGGCCGGCGCAGGTGAACCTGCGGTTGTGGTCGCGATGCGCCACCCGTGGCCGGCCATGGAGCCTTCGCGTCCACCGGGTCACCGGTGACCGTCCGCCTCACGGTTGTGCCCGCTTCCTTTGCGTTCTCGGCCGATTTCGGGAGAATGCCTCTGCCCGACCCCGACGACCGCGTCGCAGATCGGGCCAAACGCGCTGATGTGGTACTTCGCCTACGGGTCCAACCTCAATAGCCGAGCCGTCGCGGAGTGGTGCCGACATTTCGGGTACCGTCCGCCGTCGCTTAAGCCCGGCCGGCCGGCGGTCCTGGACAACTACCGCCTCAGCTTCCCCATCTACAGCGACTACTACGGTGGCGGCATCGCCGACATCGTCTACGACCCCGGCAAGTACGTCGCCGGCGCCGTCTTCGAGATCACCGACGCCGACGCCAAAATCCTCGACCAGAAGATCGACCGCCGCCTCGAAGGCGACCGCGAGGTCGGCCTCTACCAGCGCATCGAGATCAAGGTCGCCCTCCTCGGCAAGCCTGACAAGATCACCGCCATGACCTACCAGGGCGTGAGCGTCGAACGCTACCACATCCCGCCGACCAAGCATTACATGGACCTGGTCATCCAAGGGGCTTATGGGTTTGGCTTATCGATGATGTGGATCGCGTATTTGCAGAGCTTCAGCACCCAGGTGGGACGAAAGCCCAGACCGCCTGTGTAGGCGCAAGTCAGCAAAACTGCCGTCCCGGCCATTCGTCGAAGCGAAGACGTGGGCTGAAGTTCACCTTACGGGATTGGCACGTCGGGCGCTGTCCGTGGTGAACCCATGCAAGTTCCGTATGATGCGAACAGAGGTTCGTTTCTTCGGGTGAATCAGGATCAGGAGCCGCATGAAGTACTTAGCGATCACGTTGCTTGGATTTGGTTTAGTAGCCTTGTTCGCGTTCTACCTTGGGGCGATCAAGGGCGAGATCAAGTGGGACGCCGACAAGCCGCTCACCGGCCAGCAAGCCCGCACGGTCGGCATCATCAGCCTCATCGTGGGCCTCATCATGATCGCGGCTGGCGGTTTCCTGGCGATGCGCGTTCTTGGCGCATAAGTTTGTACTTTTGCACACCGCTGCCGGAGGCACCGCCCGTCAATCCGCGGGCCACCGGCGACTGTTGCACTCGATCTGACACCTCCCTCCAAAACCGCCGCGCCGCGGCGTCAAATTCCCTTACAAGCCCTTCCGGCGCCCACGGCCAAACGTCTGCGGCATTGAAGTTATGGCCCGTCGCCTCAGGGTAGATCACCCATTAGAATCGCCTCGGCGGGACGTGCGGGACGTCCGATCCAAGTCGAAGGGAGCGACGTGATGAGCGCGGGCAAGAAGGAACGCGACCGGATCAAGCGGCGGACGAAGCAGCAGCAGTTGCGCAAGGCGCGCCAGCGCAGCCCGCTGGACGGGCTGCGGCCGGGCGAGGGGACGCTGCGGATGTACATGCAGAAGGATTGGAAGCCGTACCGACAGGCCTCGATCTTCGCGGTGCGCGAGGTGAAGGGAAGACGGATCACCGTCGGCTTCCTCGTCGACCAGGGCGTGGCCGGGCTGAAGGACGCCTGGATGATGACCGACGTGACGACGGCCGAGTTCAACGACATCCTGCGGCAGGCGGGCGAGATCACGCCCATCGGCCCGTGCGACCCCGACGCCGCCCGCGCGTTGATCGCCGGCGCGATCCGCTTCGCGACGCAGTACGGGTTTCGCCTGCCGGCCAACCTGGACAAGGCACTGAAGGTGATCGACGGCGTCGGCGACTGGCGGCAGGCGGACGTGTCCGAGTTCGTTCCCGAGTTCGCCGGATCGATGCGCGACCTGCGGGCACGCTGCATCGGTGAGTCGCCCGAGTCGTTCCTGTCGCGCGACGACGTGACGTTCATCATCGACAACGCCGCCCCGAGCCTGATCGACGAGGAAGCGGAGTACGCCGACGACGCCGACGAGCTGGACGCGGTGAAAGAGATGGTCAAAGCGATGCGGGCGATGAACGACGCGATGGTCGCCTCGGTCGAGCGGTGGTGCGACGAGACCGGCCAGACGCCCCACCCGCAACTGGCCGACGCGGTGAACCTGAAGTTGATGGCGGCGTTCGACCAACTTCGGCAAATGCCCCCACCGGCGGAGGAGGAAGCGTTCGATCCCGACGCCATCCCGTTTCCCGACCCCACTCCCGCGCTCGAGCGAGAGCTAATGAACATCGCCGAACCCGAGCGCCCGGCCCTGCGCGCGGCGCTCGAGCAAATCCGCCAATTCAACGAGGCGAACCCCGAGCCTTTCGACATGGACGGGGACGGGGAAACGGCCCCGTGGGATCGGAACTGAAAGTGCTTTCAAGAAACAACCGTGCCACCGGCGGCTTGCCTGCCCGTGTCCTCGTGATGCAGAGACTTGCACGGGTGGCGCACGGATGGTGGCGCCCGCCAAGGAAACAAGAGCGAGTTAACCATGCGACTATCGAAGATTCTTCTTGCCGCCATCGTCGGCGCTATCTCAGTGGTTCCGCAACAGCTGGCGGTCGCGCAGGCGCCGACGTCGCAACCAACGACGTCCGCCGTCGTGTACGAGACGCCCGAAGCGGTCGTTCTTGCCGCTCGGAATGCGAATAAGACGGGCGACCACGTGGCCGAGATCGATTGCTATAGTCCGGCAGGTCACGCGGCCATCGCCCGGGTGCTCATGTGGATGATCGCGTCGCCGCCGACGACGCAGTCGGCCACGCAACCGATCAACCCCGACC
This region of Tepidisphaeraceae bacterium genomic DNA includes:
- the bcp gene encoding thioredoxin-dependent thiol peroxidase — its product is MSESNLPTVGSKAPDFTTSSSTGKPISLSDYAGKQAVVLYFYPRADTPGCTKEACGFRDALADYDKAKIAVFGISPDPEKDVTKFAEKFHLNFPLLADEDHAITEKYGVWGEKSMYGKKYMGANRTTFVIDKAGNIAHVFERVKPEGHDQEVLTWLKEHLSI
- a CDS encoding DUF2934 domain-containing protein, coding for MAKKEPAKKPAAAAKAAPKSTKASTTTVRNTAVPKAPKAKSAVAVAASTTAATIAPTYDQICKRAYELYTAGTPGTEADHWFQAERELSQGV
- a CDS encoding GatB/YqeY domain-containing protein; protein product: MDLLAKLTEDMKAAMKSGQKDRLSVIRMLLADVKIIDLSPKPITPEQAVEAYAKKLRKSKDEYEKIGRTEEAAKIATEITVVEEYLPKRADAAQTEQLVDTFLAANSFTEKQVGQAMGAFMKQHGTAVDPEIVNPIIRQKLAGK
- a CDS encoding gamma-glutamylcyclotransferase family protein translates to MWYFAYGSNLNSRAVAEWCRHFGYRPPSLKPGRPAVLDNYRLSFPIYSDYYGGGIADIVYDPGKYVAGAVFEITDADAKILDQKIDRRLEGDREVGLYQRIEIKVALLGKPDKITAMTYQGVSVERYHIPPTKHYMDLVIQGAYGFGLSMMWIAYLQSFSTQVGRKPRPPV